The following DNA comes from Mycobacterium sp. MS1601.
CGGTCACGATGATCGGTGCCTGCGGGAACATTGCCGCGACGGCCATGCCGGTCAGGACCCGGCGTCGCAGGATGGTGCGCATGGTGCCGTCCGGGTTGAGACCGTAGCCGAGGATGACGATGGCCGGCCGGGAGAAGTCCTTGCCCGCAGTCACCACCGCGGGTGGTTCAGCGTGTGCGACGGGCGCGGCGACATGGCCACCGAACGCGACGGTGAGGATCAGAACCAGGGTAGCGAGCACTGTGCGCACGTCATTCTCCGTAACTGTCGTCTCCGTAAAGAGTCGTGACGGCTGGGGCGAGTGTTACGGAACCGTCGCATCCCTATGCTTGATCAGGTGGACGCACGCGACTACCGAGTAGGCGACGCCGAGCGCGAACAAGTGGCCGGACTGCTGCAGCACGCCGTCAGCCAAGGGATGCTGACCCTCGACGAATTCAGTGACCGGATGGACGCTGCGCTGGCCGCGCGTACCCGGGGTGAACTCGGTAAGGTGGTCGCCGATCTGCCGGTGCACTCGGTGCCGGTCCAGCTCGAGGCGCTGCCACTGTCAGCCACCATGTCGTCCATCCGCCGTGCCGGGCGTTGGCTGGTGCCGGGCCGGGTGACGCTGAAGAGCCGGTTCTCCAACGTGGTGCTGGATCTCACGCAGGCCGACATCCGCACGCCGACTGTCACCATCGACCTCGACGACATCTGCGGCAGCACCGACATCATCGTCCCCGACGATTTCACCGCGGATCTCAACCAGCTGCGGTGTCTGGGGGCCAGCGCGAACTCCCGCATCGACGCCGGGCCGCCGGTCGGGCGGGTACACCTGATCCTGCGTGGCAGCATCCGATTCGGCGCGCTGACGGTCAAGCACCCGTTCGGCGCCTGGATGCGGAAGAACCTGCGGTGACACCCGAGATACCGATGGCCTACGAACCACCCCCAGGGCTGCTGCGCATCGAAGAGTGCCTGGACGCCGACGGCGACATCGTGTTGCCGCCGGGCGTGACGTTGCTCTCGCTGATCGACCGCAACGTCGCGAACGTGGCCGACGCGGTGGCCTATCGGTATCTGGATTTCACCGCTTCCGAGCGTGGCGTCGCGGTCGAGTACACGTGGGCTCAGCTCGGCCGCCGGCTCGAGGCCATTGCGGCTCGGCTGCAACAGCTCACGGACCGCGGTGAGCGGGTGGCGATCCTGGCCCCCCAGGGCCTGGATTACGTGGCGGCGTTTTTTGCGACCATCAAGGCCGGCAACATTGCGGTGCCGCTGTTCGCGCCGGAGCTGCCCGGACACGCCGAACGACTCGATACCGCGCTGCGCGATTCCACCCCGACAGTGGTTCTCACCACCACCGCGGCCGAAGCCGGAGTCCGTGCGTTCCTGGACAAGCTGGACCTACCACCGCAGGTGCAGACCGTCGACACCATCGACGACAGCGTGGCAAAGGGCTTCGCGCCCATCGAGATCGACGTCGACGACGTCTCCCACCTGCAGTACACCTCGGGCTCCACCCGCGCCCCGGTGGGCGTGGAGATCACCCACCGCGCGGTCGGTACCAACCTGATCCAGATGATCCTGTCCATAGACCTGCTGGACCGCGACATCCACGGCGTCAGCTGGTTACCGCTGTACCACGACATGGGGCTGTCGATGATCGGCTTCCCGGCCGTGTACGGGGGCCACTCGACACTGATGTCGCCCACCGCGTTCCTGCGGCGCCCGCTGCGGTGGATCACCGCGCTGTCCGATGAGGCCCGCGACGCCCGGGTCATCACTGCCGCACCGAATTTCGCCTACGAGTGGGCGGCTGCGCGCGGACGGCCGGACCCGGCATCGGACGTGGATCTGTCCAACGTCGTGATGATCATCGGGTCCGAGCCGGTCAGTCCCACTGCCATCGGTGACTTCAGCACCGCGTTCGCATCGTTCGGGTTGGCGCGCACGGCATTCAAACCGTCCTACGGCATCGCCGAGGCCACCCTGTTCGTCGCGACCATCGGCCCGGACGAGCAGCCGACGGTGACGTACTTCAGCCGCCGCGGGCTCGAGCACAGCGACGCGGTCGTGGTGCCCGCCACCGACCCGGACGCAGTGGCGCACGTGGCCTGCGGGCAGGTGGCCCGCAGCCTGACGGCGGTGATCGTCGACACCGATTCTGCCAGTGAGGTTTCCGACGGCCGAGTCGGTGAGATCTGGTTGCGCGGCGCCAACATCGGGCGGGGGTACTGGAACCGGCCCGACGACACCGCGGCTACCTTCGGTGCCCACCTGCGCAACCGCAGCGAGGCGTGGCTGCGCACCGGCGATCTCGGTGTGTATCACTCCGGTCAGTTGTACATCACCGGCCGCCGCGCGGATCTGATGGTCATCGACGGGCGCCAGATCTATCCCCATCACGTGGAAGACACCGCCGCGGGCGCGTCGGCGATGGTGCGGCGCGGCTACGTCACCGCGTTCAGCGTTGCCGGCGACCAGGTGGTGGTGATCGCCGAACGGGCAGCGGGCCACGCCCGTGCCGATGCCGCTCCGGCCCTGGCGGCCATCCGCGAGGCGGTCATGGCACGGCACGGGCTGACGGTCAGTGACGTTCGACTGGTTCCCGCGGGCGCGATTCCGCGCACCACGAGCGGCAAATTGGCCAGGCGCGCCTGCCGAGCCGATTACCTCGCCGGCGTGGGCGGCTGACGTATATTTCCTGACACCGGACGACCCGTGCCGCGAGAGGATGAACAGGTGAGTTCAGCGGATGCGTCGCCGTTCGGCGCAGACCCTGACGTCGGCGGTCAGCTCGCGCTTGTCGACTGGTCGCAGACTCCGTTGGGGCCGCCGGCCACCTGGCCGCAGAGTCTGCAGACCGCGTTGCGCATCCTGTTGTCGTCGCGCTACTCGATGTGGCTGGGGTGGGGCCCGGAGCTGACGTTCTTCTGCAATGCGGCATACCGCGACGACACCCTTGGAGCCAAGTACCCCTGGGCGCTCGGTCGACCGTCGAGGGAAGTCTGGGCAGAGGTGTGGAACGATGCCGGCCCGCGAATCCATCAGGTATTGGCCACCGGCGAAGCCACGTGGGATGAGGCACTGCTGCTGTTCCTCGAGCGTTCCGGTTACACCGAGGAGACGTACCACACGTTCTCCTACAGTCCGCTGCACGACGACAGCGGGCACGTGGTCGGCATCCTCTGCGTGGTCAGTGAGGACACCGAGCGGGTGATCAGCCAACGCCGGATGGCGACCCTGCGAGATCTGGGTTCGGAGCCCAGCCTGGTGATCTCCGAGGATCTGATGTTGTCCGGAGCCGCCACACAACTGGCGGGCAATCTGCGTGATCTGCCGTTCACCCTGACCTATCTGTTCGATGCTGCGGGAGCGCGCCTGGCGGCCACCAGCGGCATCGATCGCTCCCACCCGGCCGCTCCCGGCTACCTGTCGATGACACAACCGGAACCGTGGCCCATTGCCGCCGCGGCCCGCGGTGAGACGGTGGTGGTGGACTTGCAGGGGTTCCCGGACCTGCCCACCGGCGACTGGGCCGAGAGACCACAGCGGGCACTGATCGTTCCGCTGCTTCAGCAGGGCAGCTCTCCGAGCGGATTCCTGGTGGCGGCGCTGAACCGGTTCCGACCGTTCGACGAAAGCTACCGCGGTTTCCTGGATCTGGTGGCCGCACACCTGGCGGCGGAGATCGGCAGTGCCCGCAGCTATCGCAGCCAGCTGCAGCGCGCCGAGGAACTCGCCGAACTGGACAGGGCCAAGACCACCTTCTTCTCCAACGTCAGCCATGAGTTCCGCACGCCGCTGACGTTGATCATGGGACCGGTCAACGACCTGTTGGGCGCCACCGGCACCGACGAAGACGCCCGTCGTGTACTGGAAGTGGTGCAGCGCAACGGTTTACGACTGACCAAGCTGGTCAATACGCTGCTGGACTTCTCCCGCATCGAGGCTGGCCGGATGCAGGCGAGCTACGAGCCGGTGGAACTGTCCACGATCACCACCGAGCTGGCCAGCGTATTTCGCTCGGCAATGGAACGTGCCGGCCTGGAACTGGTGGTGGACTGCCCACCGCTGGGCGAGCAGGTCTACCTCGATCGCGACATGTGGGAGAAGGTGATCCTCAATCTGCTGTCGAATGCGTTGAAGTTCACCTTCCACGGCTCCGTCACCGTCCGGGTGGGCCGCGACGGCAGTGGTGCGGTGGTCACCGTCGCTGATACGGGCATCGGTGTGCCCTTGGCCGAGCAGGCGCGTCTCTTCGAGCGCTTCCACCGGATCGAGAACGTCCGCGCCCGTTCCAATGAGGGCAGCGGTATCGGACTGGCACTTGTCAAAGAACTCGTCGGCCTGCACGGCGGCACCATCGTCGCCGACAGCGCCGAGGGTGTCGGGACCACGTTCATCATCCGGCTGCCCTTCGGCAGTGCGCACCTGCCGCCGGACGCAGTTGCGACTACGGGCGCGGGCCCGTCGTCGTCGAGCACGGCTGACCCTTACGTACACGAGGCGCTGCGCTGGCTGCCCGGTGGCGACGAACTTGCCGATGCCGCTGTCGCTGCCGCCGAGGTGCCGTCGGCGCATGTCCTGGTGGTCGACGACAACGCCGACATGCGTGGCTATCTGGCCCGGTTGCTCACCGAGGCCGGTTATCTGGTGTCGACGGCGCTCGACGGCCAGGAGGCTCTCGAGGCCATCCGGTTGGATCAGCCAGATCTCGTGGTCAGCGATGTGATGATGCCGCGGTTGGACGGCCTCGGGTTGGTGGCGGCGCTGCGCACCGATTCGCGTACGGCAGCCGTGCCGGTGCTGCTGCTGTCCGCACGGGCCGGGCAGGAGGCGTCGATCGAAGGTCTGCAGGCCGGGGCAGACGACTATCTGGTCAAGCCGTTCGCGGCGGCCGAACTGTTGGCCCGGGTGCGGGCCAACGTCGAGCTGTCGCGGTTGCGTAACCATCACGCGCGCTGGCGCACCGCACTCGTGGAGTCCCTGCAAGAGGCGTTTTTTGTCTGCGATGCCAGCGGCGCCGTCATCGAGATCAACGCTGCGTTCACCGACATCCTCGGATACGGCCCCGAAGGTCTGCCGTACGCGGCGGTGCACCCCTGGTGGCCGGATCGCGAGACCGACCAGCAGGCGCATCAGCAGTTTCAGCAGGCTTTCGCGGGAATGTTGGGCCGCTCGCACGGTGAGTACACGGTGCCGGTGACCCATCGCGCCGGGCACCGCGTCTGGGTCACGTTCACCTTCAGCCACGCCGCCGATCCGGACACCGGACGACAGGTGACCGTCGGCACCTTGCGTGACGTCACCGCCGAGCACTACACGGTGCAGCGTCAGACCGCCCTGGCTGAGCTCAATCGCCAACTTGCACAAGCCGATACCGTTGACGAGGCATTGCTGGCCGCCGCCGGTGAGCTGCGCGTGCTCTGGCAGGCCCGCCATGTTCTGGCCGTTGTGTTCGTCACCGCGGGGGAGCAGGTCGACAACGACCCTGTGGTGCTCGGCGCCGGCGTCACCCCCTCGTGGGCGCAACTGCCCAGCTGGGTGCGTGAGCACATTGCCGAGTTGCGTGACGGGGAGTTGCTTGCCACGGTCACCCCCGCGCCTGGGTTTGCCGGCATCGCGCTGCATCACCCGCTGGGAGTGACGGTGCTCTGGGTGCAGTTGTCCGAGTCGCGACCGTTGAGTGCCGAGGACCAGACGCTGCTGACGGTGCTCGCCGGTCGACTCGGTCAGGGGCTGCAGCGGGTACATCAACTCGACCAGCAGCGTGAGACGGCGTTGGCACTGCAGCATGCGTTGTTGGGTCCTGCTGTGCTGCCCAGTGGCATCGCCGTCCGATACCAGCCGGCCTCACGCCCGCTGCAGGTGGGCGGTGACTGGTATGACGTCGTCGATCTCGATGACGGCAGGGTCGGCCTGATCGTCGGTGACTGTGTGGGCCATGGCCTTTCGGCCGCTACCGTGATGGGGCAGTTGCGCAGCGCGTGCCGTGCGCTGCTGCTCGAACAGCCCAGTCCCGGTGCCGCCCTGACCGGGTTGGACCGCTTCGCCGCGCGGCTGCCGGGTGCGGCGTGCACCACTGCGTTCTGCGCGGTGCTGACTCCCGAGACGGGGGAGCTGGTCTACTCCAGCGCCGGGCATCCGCCGCCGATTCTGGTGCACGCCGACAGGAAACTGGCCCTGCTCGAGGACGCCAGGACCATTCCTCTGGGCATCCGTCAGGATTGGGAGCGACCGGAGTCCACCTTGGTGATGCCGGCCCGCTCTACGTTGCTGCTGTACACCGACGGGCTGGTGGAACGTCGCAGCGACTCGTTGGATCACGGCATCACCCGGGCCGCCGGCTTGGTTCAGGAGGGTCGCACACTCGGACTCGAGGACCTCTCGAGCAACATCATGGCGCGCCTGATGCCTGACGGTGGATACCAGGACGACGTGGCGCTGCTGCTGTATCGCCAGCCGGGTCCGCTGCAGCTGGACTTCACCGCCGATGTCAGCAACCTTGCGCCGACCCGAGGCGAACTGCGGAACTGGTTGGGGCGCGTCGGAGTCGGTGCGGAGCAGTCCCAGAACATCCTGATCGCGGTGGGCGAAGCCGTGGCCAACGCCATCGAGCACGGACACCGCAACTCGCCGGGCGGCCTGGTCAAGCTCAGCGCCAACGTGCTGGTCGACGAACTGCACCTCACCGTCGTGGACACCGGGGTGTGGAAGGCCGCACGGCCCGGTGCCGACATCACCCGCGGACGTGGTGTCACGTTGATGAACGCGCTCATGGATGATGTGACGATTCAGTCCGACGACGGCGGCACCACCGTCCACCTGTACGCGAGGATCAGTGCATGACCACCCCACTGACGCTCGACACACGCCGTCGCGACGACGGGACGCTTGTCTTGGTGGCAACGGGCGAGATCGATCTGAGCAATGTCGCTCGGTTCAGCGAGGCGCTCGACGACGTCATCGCCGACGGCGCGGGCAACGGTGTGGTGACGGTGGATCTGTCAGCGGTCGACTACTTGGACAGCGGTGCCATCAGTGTGCTGTTCCACCAGAGTGGGCACGTGAAGGTGATCGCGAACCCGGTGCTCATCCCGGTGCTCAACATCAGCGGGCTCGCCGATCTGACGTCGGTGGAGCCGCCTGTCTCCGACATCGGATGACTCACAGCACGTCGACCAGGATTGCCACCGCGGCAGCGGCGAACAGCGCCGCGAAGATCACGATGGCGATTATGGACACCACACTGGTGGGCGTCACCCGCCGACGTGGCCGCGGCTCCGGCTCACCGAGCCCGGATGTCTGCGCCGAATCCGGCGGTGTGGAGCCAGGGCTGACCCCGCCACCCGGCTCCAGGCCGGTTATCTCGTACGGGTCAGGATCCGGAGGGACCGTTCCCGTGGACGGCGTGGACTGCTTGTCGATGGACATGCTCGGTCGCATACCCGAACCCGACCCACTCACACGCCATCCACGGCGTCACCGGACGGTCAGTAGTTGGTGCAGCTGGCGGCAACCGAGTTGATCAAGCCGGTGTAGCTGTTGAGCTGCGGGTAGGCCTGGATCTGCGCGATCATCGCGCGACGGCCGTCCGGCGGCGACGCCACCAGCTGCTGCAGCCAGGAGCTGGCCAGCTGGTTGCTGCTGATCTGTTCGGCGGCGGCCGGCGACTGCGCATTGAGCGCCGCCATGACCTGGGTGTACGAGCAGGGCGAGTGCACGATCGTCTCGACATCGGGCTGTGCGGCGGCGATTCCGCTGCCTGCGGCCAGCGCCACCAACGCCGTGCCGGAACCGATCATCAGCCTCTTCACCATCGACATTCCGGTAAACCTTTCCTTGCCGCTTCCCCCAGGCGCGGCCCATTTGACCCCGCAAAGCACTAATCGCCACGTTAGCAGTGTTCGTTACCGGCGATCCGGCTCGTCACAAGTACGGATCGGCCCAGGCGCTGATGATGCGTGCCGCTCGGGCCGCTTGGTTCTTGCCGGTCAGGAGGTGGTCGGCGCCCTCCAGCGAGACGAAACTGCGGGGGTGCCTGGCGGTCCGGAAGATATCGCTGGCATTGGCGATACCGACGGTGTTGTCGGTCGGTGAGTGCATGACCAACAGCGCGCGCCGCAGTGTGCGGATGCGTTCGCGCAGATCTGCTGCGCGGACGTCCTCGATGAAGTGGCGTTTGAGGGTCAGCGCCTTGCCGCCCACCAGGAAGGGCGCTTCGCCATCCTGCTCGATCCGGTGGATCAGCGCGTCGTAGTTGTGTTCCACGTGCCCGGGGTCGAACGGCGCGCCGACGCTGGCCACCGCCGCGACCGTCGGGCAGTCGTGGGCGGCGGCGATCACCGCCGCACCGCCGAACGAATGCCCCACCAACAGGTGCACTTCGCGGCCGCTGTCGTTCATGTACTGCACAGCACGCACGGTGTCGGCCACCTTGTGCGAGAACGAACCGTCGCCCCAGTCGCCCTCGGAGTGTCCCAGCCCCAGGTTGTCGAAGCGCAGCATGCCGATACCTTCGGCGGCCAGCTGTTTGCAGATCCGGCTGGCGGCGGGGCAGTCCTTGCCCAGGGTGAAGCCGTGCGCGAAGACACCCCAACCCCGGGTCTCGCCGTGCGGAAGGTCGAGGATGCCCGCCAACAGGGGTCCGGTGCTGCTGGAAAACGTCACGCGCTCGGCCACGCCGCTCATCCTTACAGCTGCAGGGCGCCGGCGCGGCACCATCGGCATCGAATCACGTTTCGACCGGCCCCGAGCGGCAGGCCCGCTCACGTCATCATGGCCGACCTGGAATGCGACGAGTCCTGCCCGGATTCATCCAGTCCAGCACCGCCGTCCAGCTGTCGACGTCACCGCTGGGCCCCGCCCAGCAGATGTAGCCGTCGGGGCGCACCAGTACCGCAGGACCTGCGTCGGTGCGCTCTGCTTGCAGCACAACGCTGTTCGCCACTTCGACGGCACCGCGCTCGCGGATCAGCAGAAAACCCGGAGTGCGTTGGACGGCCGTCACACGACTTTCGGTCAGCGGTATTGCAGTGGCTCTGGTGCCCACCAGGCGGTGCTCGCCGGGCCGGTTCGGATAGCGCAAGGTGGTTCCGGCGAAGGTGCCGGCTACCGCATCGCGTATCCGGGGTAGACGAAGCAGTCTGGGTGCCAACATGTTTCGTAACATTCGGGCGGCTCGGGGTTTCAGGGTGATGGCGCGGGCCATTAGGCCCGACTGGAACAGGACCCGTGCGCCGATGGGACGGCGCTCCCGGTGGTAGGTGTCCAGCAGGGCATCGGGGGCGCCGGCGAGCACGGCGTCGATCTTCCACGCCAGGTTGGCTGCGTCCTGGATGCCGGTGTTCATGCCCTGGCCACCCATCGGCGAGTGCACATGGGCCGCGTCACCGGCCAGAAACACCCGGCCGTGCCGGTAGCAGCTGACCTGTCTTTCGTCGCAGTGGAATCGGGAGCGCCATCCGATCTCCTGGATGCCATAGTCGGTGCCCATTGCTCGGTGCAGCACGTCGACGACCTCGGTGTCGTCCACAGGTTCGGTGTCGGGTAGCTGGTGTCGGCGATCCCACACCATCGTCCGGTACCAAGCCCCGTCGGTGTCCCGTCGCCCGTACGGCGCCAGAAAGCCGAACACCTCTCGTGTGCTCCCCACGGTCAATCCGTCTCCGTCGGGGCTGCGTTCCAGCTTGACGTCGGCCAGCACGATCGACGACAGAACGGTCCTGCCGGGGAAGTCGGCGCCAACGAGGGTGCGTACGGTGCTGTGGGCACCGTCGGCACCGATGACGTAGCGCGCCCGGAGTTGTCCGCCGTCTCGGGTGGTCAACGTCACCCCGTCGTAGTCCTGGCGCAGCGCCACCACGTCCACGCCGCGGCGAATCTCGGCACCGCAACGTTCGGCGTAGCCGGTCAGGGCGCCATCGACATTCGTCTGCGGTGTCACGAGCACAAACGGGTACGCCGATCCCAGGTGGGTGAGGTCTATCCGAGCGCCGGCGAAGATGCGGACGTCCGGGGCGTGCTGGCCTTCGGTCAGCAGCGTGTCGGCGATGCCGCGGGCGTCGAACACCTCCAACGTGCGGGCCATGGTGGCGAACGCCCGGCTGGACCGCTGCACCGACGGCCTCCGCTCCAGGACCACCACCGATCTGGCTGCCCTGGCGAGGTCTCCGGCGGCGGTCAGTCCCGTCGGCCCGGCGCCGACGACAATCACGTCGGCGTCATACCCGGCCGTCACGACACAGCTTCCGGGGTCGGATACCAGCGGCGGATGTCGTCGGGTGTCGAGGTCGCGGCGCGGTTGAACACGAATCGGCAACTCGGCTGCAGGGTATGTGCGGCATTGACAATGGCCTCGAACAGCAAAGTGTTGTCGGCCACCAGGCGTATGCCGGCTCCGATCAGCACAGCGTCGTAGTGTGCGCCGGTCAGGGCGGCGCGCGCCTGGGCCGCGCCCTGTTCGCCCGCAGGGATCAGGCAGTTGTCCACCAGGTATCCCGCTGCGCGCAGGCCCTCGACGTTGCGGTCGTTGGCGCTGCGCAAGCTGTCGGCGTCGAGGCCGGGAAATTGGGCGAAAGCTGGTGATGCGTAGTCGATGACGTCGGGATCGAGTCCGATCTGGATGGCTCTCACGCGGTTCACCGTGACCTCCCTCAACCTAAGTCAACACTTGGTGACTTCGACGGTACGACGCGTTCGGCAACAATGTCAACACTTGGTGACTTACTATTGCGGCATGTCCGCACGTCCCCGCAATGCCGATGCCACCAGGGCCGACATCCTGGAGGCCGCTCGCGCCCGATTCGGTTCCGACGGCTACGAACGCACCACCCTTCGGGCGGTGGCCGCGGACGTCGGCGTCGACGCCGCACTGGTGATCCGGTATTTCGGCAGCAAACAGGACCTGTTCGCAGCCGCTGCGGAGTTCACCCTCGACCTGCCGAACCTGGCTGACGTCGAACCCGAGCACCTGGCCGAAGTACTGCTGTCACGGTTCTTCGAAGTGTGGGAGGAAGGCACCACCTTCGTCGCGCTCCTGCGCGCCGCGATGACCAGCCAGACCGCCGCCGACACCATGAAGCTGGTGTTCGCCACTCAGGTGGCACCCACGTTGGCCGCCGCCGTCCCCGACCATCCAGGCGAGCGGGCCGGCCTGTTGGGTGCGTTCGTGATCGGACTGGCCACCACCCGTTACGTGTTGGAGAATCCGGTTGTGGCCGATCTCGGCCGTGATGATCTGATTCGCTGGGCGACACCGGTGATCGCGCAACTGCTGACTGGACCTGCGCCCACGGGGTAACCCGGCTGCCGTGTGGACGCCGCCGAGGATTGCCGAGAGGGCCGAACACGTAAACGCTGGGTGAAGACGCGGCAAACCATCGTGTTGAGTACTGCATGACACTGCCGCACTGACGATGATTACTGGGTGGAGTCATTTGTCGCGGTATACGTTGATCAGTCCGCCAAGGTAGAGGCTGTCCGCGCCGCCGTCGCCGGACTCGAGGTTCCCGTGGGGGTGACGCAGGCCGCGGTGGTCGGTACCGACACCTTCGGCTGCCGCATCGCTGTCGACCTCAGCGGCGACTTCGATTCCAGCGGCGGCGCGTTGATCGCACGAGACTATGCGGAAAGCCTGAGCGGAGCGCTCGGACTGCCCGTCTACTGCCTGTCCGACCTGCTGACGCGGGACTACTACGCGAGTTGATCCGAATCTGACATCCCCTCGGATAACGTTCGACCGCGTCGATCGGCGCGTCGGACGATACGAGGGAGACAGTGTTGAAAGTCCTGGTCACCGGGGGCACCGGGTTTGTCGGCGCATGGACTGCGAAGCTGGCGCAAGAGGCCGGACATCAGGTGCGGTTCCTGGTCCGTAATCCGGACCGGCTGCAGACCAGTGCCGAGAAAATCGGCGCCGACACCTCCGACTACGTGATCGGTGATATTGCCGATGCCGAGGCCACCGACGCCGCAATCGATGGCTGCGACGCGGTGATCCATTGCGCAGCAATGGTTTCCACCGATCCTGAACGTGCCGACGAAATGCTGATCACCAACACCGAAGGTGCGCGAAATGTCCTGGGCGGCGCGGTCGCCGCGAAGTTGGACCCCATCATCCACGTCTCCAGCTTCACCGCGTTGTTTCGACCCGGCCTCGATGTGCTGCACGCCGATCTCCCCATCGCGGGCGGATCCGACGGATATGGAAAGTCCAAGGCGCTGGTCGAGGCCTATGCGCGTGGGATGCAGGATGCCGGTGCGCCGGTGAACATCACCTATCCCGGCATGGTGCTTGGCCCACCCGCCGGCGATCAGTTCGGTGAGGCCGCCGACGGTGTCGAAGCATCGGTCAAGATGCGCGGCGTTCCCGGGCGCAGCGCCGCCTGGATCGTGGTGGACGTCCGCGATCTGGCCGCGCTGCACGTCGCGCTCCTGGAACCGGGGCGCGGACCGCGCCGCTACATGGCCGGGGGTCGTCGGGTGACCGTGGGGGAGTTGGCCACGATGATCGGCTCGGCCACCGACAAGGACCTGCTGGTGTACCCCGTTCCCGACATCGCACTGCGCGTGGTCGGCCGGTTGTTCGACGTGATCGGCGACCAGTTGCCGTTCGAGACGCCCATCAATTCGGCGGCCATGCAGTACTACACGCAGATGCCGAGATCCGACGATTCTCCGGCCGAGAAGGACTTCGGCATCGTGCTGCGCGATCCAGCCGAGACGGTGGCCGACACCGCCGAGGGATTGCGGCGCGTGGGCCGTTTGTGAGTCGGTCCCGGGCGCCCCATTCGCCGTGTACCGCTGACACTCGCCTGCGGTAGCGGGAAGCTTCGGCGGGTAACTACTACGGTTGAGTTCCGGCATGCACCGACCCCCTGCCGGGCAGTGCCGGAAAGGATGACACGACGTTGGTCACGCACAGTCTGACCGTGATTTCCGCGCTGCTGGCCGCAGTCTTCATGGCCGTCGGCATCGTCGTGCGCCAGCGGGCCACCTTGGACGTACCGCCGGAAGCCGGCGTCAGCCCGGTGATGCTGCAGACGCTGGTGCGCCGTCCGCTGTGGTGGGCGGGAACCTTGGCAGCGGTGGTCGGTTACGGATTCCAGGCTGCTGCTCTGGCGCACGGGTCGCTGATCCTGGTGCAGCCGCTGTTGGTCTCCGCGCTGCTGTTCGCGCTTCCACTGAGCGCCCGGTTGGCCGACCGCACAGTATCGATCAGTGAATGGATATGGGCGGTGCTGCTGACGCTGGCGCTGACGGTGTTCGTGCTGTTGGCCCGCACCGAGCCCGGTGAGTATGTGGTGCCGACCCTGACGCTCACCATTCTGGCGGCAGGCACCGCCGTGTTCTCCGTCGCGCTGGTGGCGCTGGCCGTGCGCACCTCGGGTACTCCGCGTGCGGTGTTGCTCGCCGTCGTGGTCGGGGTGCTCTTCGGAGTCATGGCCGTGCTCACCAAGATCGTCATGCACACCGCGACCCACTCCGGTGCCGTCGCGGTGCTGACACGGCCGGAGCTCTACATGCTGATCACCGTCGCGGTCATCGGCACCGTCCTACAGCAGTCGGC
Coding sequences within:
- a CDS encoding FAD-dependent oxidoreductase → MTAGYDADVIVVGAGPTGLTAAGDLARAARSVVVLERRPSVQRSSRAFATMARTLEVFDARGIADTLLTEGQHAPDVRIFAGARIDLTHLGSAYPFVLVTPQTNVDGALTGYAERCGAEIRRGVDVVALRQDYDGVTLTTRDGGQLRARYVIGADGAHSTVRTLVGADFPGRTVLSSIVLADVKLERSPDGDGLTVGSTREVFGFLAPYGRRDTDGAWYRTMVWDRRHQLPDTEPVDDTEVVDVLHRAMGTDYGIQEIGWRSRFHCDERQVSCYRHGRVFLAGDAAHVHSPMGGQGMNTGIQDAANLAWKIDAVLAGAPDALLDTYHRERRPIGARVLFQSGLMARAITLKPRAARMLRNMLAPRLLRLPRIRDAVAGTFAGTTLRYPNRPGEHRLVGTRATAIPLTESRVTAVQRTPGFLLIRERGAVEVANSVVLQAERTDAGPAVLVRPDGYICWAGPSGDVDSWTAVLDWMNPGRTRRIPGRP
- a CDS encoding DMT family transporter, producing the protein MVTHSLTVISALLAAVFMAVGIVVRQRATLDVPPEAGVSPVMLQTLVRRPLWWAGTLAAVVGYGFQAAALAHGSLILVQPLLVSALLFALPLSARLADRTVSISEWIWAVLLTLALTVFVLLARTEPGEYVVPTLTLTILAAGTAVFSVALVALAVRTSGTPRAVLLAVVVGVLFGVMAVLTKIVMHTATHSGAVAVLTRPELYMLITVAVIGTVLQQSAFHAGALQTSVPTMLVLEPVVAVVLGAVMLSEDMSVNGLEALALLIAALAMVAATIALGRDEGAYEDRLEAVAGDRG
- a CDS encoding TetR/AcrR family transcriptional regulator, with the protein product MSARPRNADATRADILEAARARFGSDGYERTTLRAVAADVGVDAALVIRYFGSKQDLFAAAAEFTLDLPNLADVEPEHLAEVLLSRFFEVWEEGTTFVALLRAAMTSQTAADTMKLVFATQVAPTLAAAVPDHPGERAGLLGAFVIGLATTRYVLENPVVADLGRDDLIRWATPVIAQLLTGPAPTG
- a CDS encoding SDR family NAD(P)-dependent oxidoreductase, whose translation is MKVLVTGGTGFVGAWTAKLAQEAGHQVRFLVRNPDRLQTSAEKIGADTSDYVIGDIADAEATDAAIDGCDAVIHCAAMVSTDPERADEMLITNTEGARNVLGGAVAAKLDPIIHVSSFTALFRPGLDVLHADLPIAGGSDGYGKSKALVEAYARGMQDAGAPVNITYPGMVLGPPAGDQFGEAADGVEASVKMRGVPGRSAAWIVVDVRDLAALHVALLEPGRGPRRYMAGGRRVTVGELATMIGSATDKDLLVYPVPDIALRVVGRLFDVIGDQLPFETPINSAAMQYYTQMPRSDDSPAEKDFGIVLRDPAETVADTAEGLRRVGRL
- a CDS encoding alpha/beta hydrolase family protein, with the translated sequence MAERVTFSSSTGPLLAGILDLPHGETRGWGVFAHGFTLGKDCPAASRICKQLAAEGIGMLRFDNLGLGHSEGDWGDGSFSHKVADTVRAVQYMNDSGREVHLLVGHSFGGAAVIAAAHDCPTVAAVASVGAPFDPGHVEHNYDALIHRIEQDGEAPFLVGGKALTLKRHFIEDVRAADLRERIRTLRRALLVMHSPTDNTVGIANASDIFRTARHPRSFVSLEGADHLLTGKNQAARAARIISAWADPYL
- a CDS encoding hemophore-related protein gives rise to the protein MSMVKRLMIGSGTALVALAAGSGIAAAQPDVETIVHSPCSYTQVMAALNAQSPAAAEQISSNQLASSWLQQLVASPPDGRRAMIAQIQAYPQLNSYTGLINSVAASCTNY